The following are from one region of the Vitis riparia cultivar Riparia Gloire de Montpellier isolate 1030 chromosome 9, EGFV_Vit.rip_1.0, whole genome shotgun sequence genome:
- the LOC117922544 gene encoding probable N-acetyltransferase HLS1 isoform X2: MSQRVAAETCPPKVVVVREFDEGRDKAAVEEMEKRCEIGQRGKPSLVTDLMGDPICRIRHFSTHVMLVAEYGEERRVVGVVRGCVKTVTRGKSMRLGIGTKLVQHLEKWCERNGAEYAYMATDSANEPSINLFTKKCSYAKFRTPTMLVQPVHAHYKPLPSSKTLILPLPPQLAELIYRRIFANSEFFPKDIDQILTNKLNLGTFIALPKKSNFKCNPSNNNNNNLLLLPPTFAILSVWNTKDVFKLQLKGASPLTYAWCAGTRALDAYLPWLHFPSIPNVFKQFGVYFLHGLHMEGKHGLRLMKSLCAFAHNMARDDAGCGALVAEVAHRDPVRDGIPHWTKFSWAEDLWCIKKFTPANDHPDDDWVTSRPTSPVIFVDPRDF, translated from the exons ATGTCACAGAGAGTAGCTGCAGAGACTTGCCCACCAAAAGTGGTGGTGGTGAGGGAGTTCGATGAAGGGAGGGACAAGGCTGCTGTGGAGGAGATGGAGAAGAGGTGCGAAATCGGGCAGCGGGGCAAGCCTTCGCTCGTCACCGACCTTATGGGTGATCCCATTTGTCGCATCCGTCACTTTTCAACACATGTCATGCTA gTTGCAGAGTATGGAGAAGAGAGGCGAGTAGTGGGGGTTGTGAGGGGGTGTGTAAAAACTGTGACAAGAGGAAAGAGCAT GCGTCTTGGTATTGGCACAAAGCTGGTTCAACATCTAGAAAAATGGTGTGAGCGAAATGGCGCAGAGTACGCATACATGGCCACAGACAGCGCCAATGAGCCCTCCATTAATCTATTCACAAAAAAATGCTCATACGCCAAGTTCCGAACTCCCACCATGCTGGTGCAGCCGGTCCATGCCCATTACAAGCCACTGCCTTCTTCTAAAACTCTCATCCTTCCACTCCCTCCCCAGCTTGCAGAATTAATCTATCGTCGAATCTTCGCCAACTCTGAATTTTTCCCAAAAGATATAGACCAAATTTTGACCAATAAACTTAATTTAGGCACATTCATCGCCCTCCCCaaaaaatcaaacttcaaaTGCAACccttcaaataataataataataatcttctaCTTCTACCACCCACCTTTGCGATCCTCAGTGTGTGGAACACCAAGGATGTGTTCAAACTGCAACTCAAGGGGGCCTCACCCCTGACATACGCCTGGTGCGCTGGGACCAGGGCCCTGGACGCCTATCTCCCCTGGCTACACTTTCCGTCCATTCCCAATGTTTTCAAACAGTTCGGCGTATACTTTTTACACGGTTTGCACATGGAAGGAAAGCACGGCTTGCGGCTCATGAAGTCTCTCTGCGCCTTTGCCCACAACATGGCTAGAGATGATGCCGGATGCGGGGCCCTGGTGGCGGAGGTGGCCCACAGGGACCCAGTCAGAGACGGCATCCCCCATTGGACCAAATTTTCATGGGCGGAGGACCTGTGGTGCATCAAGAAGTTTACACCTGCCAACGACCATCCCGATGATGATTGGGTTACATCTCGCCCTACTTCCCCTGTCATTTTTGTTGACCCTCGTGATTTTTGA
- the LOC117922544 gene encoding probable N-acetyltransferase HLS1 isoform X1 encodes MSQRVAAETCPPKVVVVREFDEGRDKAAVEEMEKRCEIGQRGKPSLVTDLMGDPICRIRHFSTHVMLVAEYGEERRVVGVVRGCVKTVTRGKSMYVKVAYILGLRVCPAHRRLGIGTKLVQHLEKWCERNGAEYAYMATDSANEPSINLFTKKCSYAKFRTPTMLVQPVHAHYKPLPSSKTLILPLPPQLAELIYRRIFANSEFFPKDIDQILTNKLNLGTFIALPKKSNFKCNPSNNNNNNLLLLPPTFAILSVWNTKDVFKLQLKGASPLTYAWCAGTRALDAYLPWLHFPSIPNVFKQFGVYFLHGLHMEGKHGLRLMKSLCAFAHNMARDDAGCGALVAEVAHRDPVRDGIPHWTKFSWAEDLWCIKKFTPANDHPDDDWVTSRPTSPVIFVDPRDF; translated from the exons ATGTCACAGAGAGTAGCTGCAGAGACTTGCCCACCAAAAGTGGTGGTGGTGAGGGAGTTCGATGAAGGGAGGGACAAGGCTGCTGTGGAGGAGATGGAGAAGAGGTGCGAAATCGGGCAGCGGGGCAAGCCTTCGCTCGTCACCGACCTTATGGGTGATCCCATTTGTCGCATCCGTCACTTTTCAACACATGTCATGCTA gTTGCAGAGTATGGAGAAGAGAGGCGAGTAGTGGGGGTTGTGAGGGGGTGTGTAAAAACTGTGACAAGAGGAAAGAGCATGTATGTAAAGGTGGCTTATATTCTGGGCCTAAGGGTCTGTCCTGCCCACAG GCGTCTTGGTATTGGCACAAAGCTGGTTCAACATCTAGAAAAATGGTGTGAGCGAAATGGCGCAGAGTACGCATACATGGCCACAGACAGCGCCAATGAGCCCTCCATTAATCTATTCACAAAAAAATGCTCATACGCCAAGTTCCGAACTCCCACCATGCTGGTGCAGCCGGTCCATGCCCATTACAAGCCACTGCCTTCTTCTAAAACTCTCATCCTTCCACTCCCTCCCCAGCTTGCAGAATTAATCTATCGTCGAATCTTCGCCAACTCTGAATTTTTCCCAAAAGATATAGACCAAATTTTGACCAATAAACTTAATTTAGGCACATTCATCGCCCTCCCCaaaaaatcaaacttcaaaTGCAACccttcaaataataataataataatcttctaCTTCTACCACCCACCTTTGCGATCCTCAGTGTGTGGAACACCAAGGATGTGTTCAAACTGCAACTCAAGGGGGCCTCACCCCTGACATACGCCTGGTGCGCTGGGACCAGGGCCCTGGACGCCTATCTCCCCTGGCTACACTTTCCGTCCATTCCCAATGTTTTCAAACAGTTCGGCGTATACTTTTTACACGGTTTGCACATGGAAGGAAAGCACGGCTTGCGGCTCATGAAGTCTCTCTGCGCCTTTGCCCACAACATGGCTAGAGATGATGCCGGATGCGGGGCCCTGGTGGCGGAGGTGGCCCACAGGGACCCAGTCAGAGACGGCATCCCCCATTGGACCAAATTTTCATGGGCGGAGGACCTGTGGTGCATCAAGAAGTTTACACCTGCCAACGACCATCCCGATGATGATTGGGTTACATCTCGCCCTACTTCCCCTGTCATTTTTGTTGACCCTCGTGATTTTTGA